Proteins encoded in a region of the Schistocerca serialis cubense isolate TAMUIC-IGC-003099 chromosome 6, iqSchSeri2.2, whole genome shotgun sequence genome:
- the LOC126483809 gene encoding cullin-1, which translates to MSAHKSHGNPSGLKQIDLDQIWDDLKDGIEQVYNRQGMPKPRYMELYTHVYDYCTSVHQQVSRPTNKPKKGQVSSGGAQLVGLELYKRLREFLRNYLVNLLKKMKMDGIDLMDEDVLQFYTKQWEDYQFSSKVLNGVCSYLNRHWVRREYEEGRKGVYEVYQLALVTWRDNLFKQLNKQVTNAVLKFIERERSGETINTRLVSGVINCYVELGLNEEDPNAKGRNLSVYMNSFEDVFLEDTERFYTHESTEFLRQNPVTEYMKKAEQRLLEEQRRVQVYLHETTLERLAKTCERVLIQKHLEIFHAEFQNLLDADKNEDLGRMYQLVARISDGLGELRNLLEIYIVNQGLAAIDKCGEMANSDPKVYVNTILEVHKKYNALVLTAFNNDSGFVAALDKACGRFINSNAVTRQANSSSKSPELLAKYCDLLLKKSSKNPEEAELEDTLNQVMVVFKYIEDKDVFQKFYSKMLAKRLVQHMSASDDAEASMISKLKQACGFEYTSKLQRMFQDIGVSKDLNETFRKHLANSYEPLDIDFSIQVLSSGSWPFQQSFTFSLPSELERSVHRFATFYSSQHSGRKLSWLYNMSKGELVTNCFRNRYTLQASTFQMAVLLQFNVSEVWVLQQLHESTQIKLDFLIQVVQILLKAKLLQSDDDESELQPSSVISLFSGYKNKKLRVNINIPMKTELKVEQETTHKHIEEDRKLLIQAAIVRIMKMRKVLKHQQLVAEVLNQLSSRFKPRVHIIKKCIDILIEKEYLERTESQKDTYSYLA; encoded by the coding sequence ATGTCAGCTCATAAAAGCCATGGCAACCCTTCAGGCCTGAAGCAGATTGACCTCGACCAAATCTGGGATGATCTGAAGGATGGCATCGAACAAGTTTATAATCGCCAAGGTATGCCAAAACCTCGATACATGGAATTATACACCCATGTGTACGATTACTGTACAAGCGTTCATCAGCAAGTTAGTCGCCCAACAAACAAGCCAAAGAAAGGACAAGTATCAAGTGGTGGTGCACAGCTTGTGGGTCTGGAGCTGTATAAAAGACTCAGAGAATTTCTAAGAAATTATCTTGTCAATTTACTCAAAAAGATGAAAATGGATGGTATAGATCTCATGGATGAAGATGTACTCCAGTTTTACACGAAACAGTGGGAAGACTATCAATTCAGTTCAAAGGTGCTAAATGGAGTTTGTTCATATCTGAATAGGCACTGGGTTCGACGAGAATACGAAGAAGGTCGTAAGGGTGTGTATGAAGTGTATCAATTGGCATTAGTAACCTGGAGAGATAATTTATTTAAGCAGCTGAATAAGCAAGTGACAAatgcagttttgaaatttataGAAAGGGAACGCAGTGGTGAGACAATTAACACAAGACTTGTGAGTGGCGTTATAAACTGCTATGTTGAATTGGGCCTCAATGAAGAAGATCCAAATGCTAAGGGGCGAAATTTGTCAGTCTACATGAATTCTTTCGAAGATGTATTTTTGGAAGATACAGAAAGATTTTATACCCACGAAAGTACCGAATTTTTGCGCCAGAATCCAGTTACAGAGTACATGAAAAAGGCAGAGCAGCGTCTTCTAGAAGAACAAAGAAGGGTACAAGTGTACCTTCATGAAACAACATTGGAGAGATTAGCCAAGACTTGTGAAAGAGTACTGATTCAGAAACATTTAGAAATATTCCATGCAGAATTTCAGAATCTGCTTGATGCTGACAAAAACGAAGATCTTGGAAGAATGTATCAATTGGTGGCACGGATTTCAGATGGTCTTGGTGAATTACGTAACTTGCTTGAAATTTATATTGTAAACCAAGGCCTTGCCGCTATTGATAAATGTGGTGAAATGGCTAACAGTGATCCTAAAGTTTATGTCAACACTATACTGGAAGTACATAAGAAGTACAATGCCCTGGTTTTGACAGCTTTTAATAATGATTCTGGATTTGTTGCTGCCCTTGACAAGGCATGTGGGAGATTCATTAATAGCAATGCTGTCACTCGTCAGGCAAACAGTTCATCAAAGTCGCCTGAACTACTTGCTAAGTATTGTGATTTGTTGCTAAAAAAGAGCAGTAAAAATCCCGAAGAGGCAGAGCTTGAAGATACTCTGAATCAAGTCATGGTAGTATTCAAGTATATAGAAGATAAAGatgttttccaaaaattttatagtaaaatgCTGGCAAAACGTCTTGTACAGCATATGTCTGCTAGTGATGATGCTGAAGCATCGATGATATCTAAACTAAAGCAAGCATGTGGATTTGAGTACACTTCAAAATTACAGAGAATGTTTCAGGACATTGGTGTATCAAAAGACTTGAATGAGACCTTCAGAAAGCATTTGGCTAATTCATATGAACCCCTGGACATAGATTTCAGTATTCAAGTTCTTTCGTCTGGTTCCTGGCCATTCCAGCAGTCATTCACATTTTCTTTGCCATCAGAATTGGAACGTAGTGTTCATCGCTTTGCAACATTCTACAGCAGTCAGCACAGTGGGAGAAAACTTAGCTGGTTGTACAACATGTCAAAAGGAGAGCTCGTTACAAACTGTTTCCGAAACAGATACACACTTCAAGCCTCAACTTTTCAGATGGCAGTTTTACTGCAGTTTAATGTAAGTGAAGTATGGGTATTGCAGCAGCTTCATGAATCTACTCAAATTAAGCTTGATTTTCTGATCCAAGTTGTTCAGATACTCTTGAAAGCAAAGCTGTTACAGTCGGATGATGATGAAAGTGAATTGCAGCCAAGCTCTGTTATCTCCTTGTTTTCGGGTTATAAAAACAAGAAACTGCGAGTTAATATCAACATACCTATGAAGACTGAATTGAAAGTAGAACAAGAgaccacacacaaacacatagaagaagaCCGTAAATTATTAATACAAGCAGCAATTGTCCGAATAATGAAAATGAGGAAAGTCCTGAAGCATCAGCAACTTGTGGCAGAAGTTCTCAACCAGCTGTCATCAAGATTTAAGCCCAGAGTTCATATTATTAAGAAGTGTATTGACATACTGATTGAGAAGGAATACTTGGAAAGAACGGAGAGCCAGAAGGACACTTACAGTTATCTTGCTTGA